In Daphnia magna isolate NIES linkage group LG7, ASM2063170v1.1, whole genome shotgun sequence, a single genomic region encodes these proteins:
- the LOC116927958 gene encoding glutaryl-CoA dehydrogenase, mitochondrial, translating to MASGIRLAFSVIRPANLACVRFQSTAAQTKATETKVKQPEKVTFDWRDPLNLESQLTEDERMMRDSFRTYCQDKLMPRITMANRHEVFHREIMQEMGDLGVLGPTIEGYGCAGASSVAYGLLAREVERVDSSYRSAFSVQSSLVMYPIDAFGTTEQKEKFLPKLAKGEMVGCFGLTEPNHGSDPAGMETKAKHDAKAGVYILNGSKTWITNSPIADVAVVWAKSLDEGNRIRGFLVERGTKGFTTPKIEGKFSLRASTTGMIMLEDVVVPESNMLPKVHGLKGPFSCLNSARYGIAWGTLGAAEFCLAAAREYTLQRQQFGRPLAANQLIQKKMADALTEIALALQGCIQVGRLKDNGQATPDMISLLKRNSCGKSLDIARACRDMLGGNGISDEYHIIRHVMNLEAVNTYEGTHDIHALILGRAITGLQAFSGSG from the exons aTGGCATCAGGGATCCGTCTTGCGTTTTCAGTCATTAGACCCGCCAATTTAGCATGTGTGAGATTTCAAAGCACTGCAGCTCAAACCAAAGCTACTGAAACCAAAGTCAAGCAACCAGAGAAAG TAACATTTGACTGGCGTGATCCCCTTAACTTGGAATCCCAGCTAACAGAAGATGAGAGAATGATGCGTGACAGCTTCAGGACTTATTGCCAGGACAAACTGATGCCTCGCATCACCATGGCCAACAGACATGAAG ttttccacCGTGAAATCATGCAAGAGATGGGAGACCTTGGTGTTCTAGGCCCAACAATTGAGGGCTATGGCTGTGCTGGGGCATCATCTGTAGCTTACGGCCTTCTTGCTAGAGAAGTGGAACGAGTGGACTCGAGTTACCGTTCCGCTTTCAGTGTCCAGTCTTCATTAGTCATGTACCCCATCGACGCCTTTGGAACTACAGAGCAGAAGGAGAAGTTTCTTCCCAAACTTG CCAAGGGCGAGATGGTGGGTTGCTTCGGTTTGACGGAACCGAATCACGGCAGTGATCCCGCCGGAATGGAAACAAAAGCCAAACATGACGCCAAAGCAGGCGTTTACATTTTGAACGGCAGCAAGACTTGGATCACCAACAGCCCTATCGCCGACGTAGCAGTTGTCTGGGCCAAATCGTTGGATGAAGGTAACAGGATCCGAGGCTTCTTGGTCGAACGAGGCACCAAAGGCTTCACTACACCCAAAATCGAAGGcaaattctccctccgagcCTCTACGACTGGCATGATCATGTTGGAGGATGTCGTCGTTCCTGAATCCAACATGCTACCTAAAGTACATGGCCTAAAAGGTCCGTTCAGTTGCCTAAACAGCGCACGTTACGGCATCGCGTGGGGCACGCTAGGCGCGGCCGAATTTTGTTTAGCCGCAGCCCGTGAGTACACTCTTCAACGTCAGCAATTCGGTCGACCCTTGGCCGCCAATCAACTTATTCAGAAGAAGATGGCCGATGCCCTAACTGAAATCGCCTTAGCTCTTCAAGGCTGCATTCAAGTTGGCCGTCTCAAGGATAACGGGCA AGCGACGCCTGATATGATTTCGCTATTGAAGCGAAATTCATGCGGCAAATCGCTGGATATTGCCCGCGCTTGCAGAGATATGCTGGGCGGCAATGGCATCTCGGATGAATACCACATCATCCGACACGTCATGAACTTGGAGGCTGTCAACACGTACGAGGGCACCCACGATATCCACGCCCTTATTCTAGGCCGTGCCATTACCGGTCTTCAAGCTTTTAGCGGTTCTGGTTGA